The Phycisphaerales bacterium genome includes a region encoding these proteins:
- a CDS encoding DUF1295 domain-containing protein codes for MNPWLLVLILWGASAAWMLVLWFVQRARGNAGIVDVGWALGIGVAVGIAAWCAPGAAGLRILVATLTGFWSLRLGLYLWRRITREPEDGRYRELREWAGERVQAWLFVFYQIQASWIVLFALPQLIVMQAARPLGWREALAVLIFLVSVVGEVVADRQLAAFRRNSAHRGRTCRVGLWRYSRHPNYFFEWLHWWAYCVLAISVPWGWLTLVGPAAMLFLLLKVTGVPPTERQALRSRGDDYRAYQRTTSVFFPWPPQKEPA; via the coding sequence ATGAATCCCTGGCTGCTCGTGCTGATCCTGTGGGGAGCGAGTGCGGCGTGGATGCTTGTACTCTGGTTCGTACAGCGGGCCCGGGGCAATGCGGGCATCGTCGATGTCGGCTGGGCACTCGGAATCGGGGTGGCCGTGGGGATCGCCGCATGGTGCGCGCCGGGGGCAGCGGGATTGCGCATCCTGGTGGCCACGCTGACCGGCTTCTGGTCGCTACGGCTGGGACTTTACCTGTGGCGGCGCATCACGCGCGAGCCGGAGGATGGCCGCTACCGGGAATTGCGTGAATGGGCGGGGGAGCGCGTGCAGGCGTGGTTATTCGTCTTCTACCAGATCCAGGCGAGTTGGATCGTGCTCTTTGCGCTGCCGCAGCTCATCGTCATGCAGGCGGCGCGCCCGCTCGGTTGGCGCGAAGCCCTCGCGGTGCTGATCTTCCTCGTGTCCGTGGTGGGCGAAGTCGTTGCGGATCGCCAGCTTGCGGCGTTTCGCCGAAATTCCGCCCATCGTGGCCGCACCTGCCGGGTCGGCTTGTGGCGCTACTCGCGGCATCCGAATTATTTCTTTGAGTGGCTGCATTGGTGGGCCTACTGTGTGCTTGCCATCAGCGTGCCGTGGGGCTGGCTGACGCTGGTCGGCCCGGCTGCGATGCTTTTCCTGCTGCTCAAGGTCACGGGGGTGCCACCCACAGAACGGCAGGCGCTGCGCTCGCGTGGCGACGACTACCGTGCGTATCAGCGGACGACCAGCGTGTTCTTCCCGTGGCCGCCGCAGAAGGAGCCCGCATGA
- a CDS encoding class I SAM-dependent methyltransferase, with amino-acid sequence MAALLRWVECGYIPDVLVRWGIRRLCAEGLRARSALDSEAEQEQRRALLAALRASPIAVHMDTANEQHYELPPEFFALCLGRHRKYSGCLWPVGVDTLDAAEEAALTVTCEHAGLADGQDILELGCGWGSLALWIAEHYPRSRITAVSNSVPQRHYIEGQCAARGLRNLTVHTADMNDYSPATRFDRVVSVEMFEHMRNYEALLARIADWLRPEGRLFVHIFAHRRGTYFYETEGPANWLGRYFFTGGIMPADDLLSSFQRDLLLVDQWRQSGRHYEATANAWLENLDARRTAALALLKQVYGARDASVWLQRWRVFFMACAELFGYDGGNEWWVAHYLFAPRAALAGQIAP; translated from the coding sequence CTGGCAGCGCTGCTGCGCTGGGTGGAGTGTGGTTACATCCCCGATGTCCTCGTGCGCTGGGGCATTCGGCGGTTGTGCGCGGAGGGGTTGCGCGCGCGCAGCGCGCTGGATTCCGAGGCGGAGCAGGAGCAGCGCCGCGCGTTGCTTGCGGCGCTCCGCGCGAGCCCGATCGCGGTCCACATGGACACCGCGAACGAGCAACACTACGAGTTGCCGCCCGAGTTCTTCGCCCTGTGCCTCGGGCGGCACCGCAAGTACAGCGGGTGCCTCTGGCCCGTGGGAGTGGACACGCTTGATGCGGCCGAGGAAGCGGCGCTTACGGTCACCTGTGAGCATGCGGGCCTCGCAGACGGGCAGGACATTCTTGAGCTTGGCTGTGGGTGGGGTTCGCTCGCGCTGTGGATTGCCGAGCACTACCCGCGCAGCCGCATCACGGCGGTTTCCAACTCCGTCCCGCAGCGGCACTACATCGAAGGGCAGTGTGCGGCCCGGGGATTGCGCAACCTGACCGTTCATACGGCGGATATGAACGATTACTCGCCGGCAACGCGCTTCGACCGCGTCGTGTCGGTCGAGATGTTTGAGCACATGCGCAACTACGAAGCGCTGCTGGCACGGATCGCGGATTGGCTGCGACCGGAGGGCCGCCTGTTCGTGCACATCTTCGCGCATCGGCGCGGCACGTACTTCTACGAAACCGAGGGGCCCGCCAACTGGCTTGGGCGGTACTTCTTCACCGGCGGCATCATGCCGGCGGACGACCTGTTGAGCAGTTTCCAGCGCGACCTGCTGCTGGTCGACCAGTGGCGGCAGAGCGGTCGGCACTACGAGGCCACCGCCAATGCCTGGCTGGAGAACCTTGACGCGCGGCGCACTGCGGCGCTGGCACTCCTGAAGCAGGTGTACGGCGCCCGGGATGCGTCGGTCTGGCTGCAGCGCTGGCGCGTGTTTTTCATGGCGTGCGCGGAGCTCTTCGGCTATGACGGGGGCAATGAGTGGTGGGTTGCTCATTATCTGTTCGCGCCGCGCGCAGCGCTGGCCGGGCAAATCGCACCCTGA